One window of Candidatus Methylocalor cossyra genomic DNA carries:
- the norR gene encoding nitric oxide reductase transcriptional regulator NorR — protein MKIQSRSRLAETAIREAVLNLTANVPPKERHERFLHFFAQVTGNRACALLRQQDGALVPVATRGLSPEVLGRKFEPGDHPRLAAIVESRAPVRFPDHDPRPDPYDGLLLDGRRGPLSVHACLGCGLYHGNRLVGVLSADASEPGAFDGIDDRLVESFAALATMALSYESCVGALETLARHRGLVTAELVNEALRRTQPILGDSPAMRKLSREIDIVAKSDLTVLLMGETGVGKEVLARVIHARSLRAEQPLVYVNCAALPEALAESELFGHVRGAFSGAHSDRAGKFELAHGGTLFLDEVGELPLPVQAKLLRVVQFGDIQRLGSDKHHRVDVRIVAATNRPLAQEVKAGRFRDDLYHRLSMYPLEVPPLRQRVEDIPILAGTFLDQASARLGLRRISLAPETLEVLRAYPWPGNVRELEHVMLRAALRASSSRGDEVVLEPGDLDISGGLKAADADGEPFAARGLPLGKAVDEYQRRVIRSTVAECHGNWAAAARRLGLDRGNLHRLAKRLGLK, from the coding sequence ATGAAAATCCAATCCCGCAGCCGGCTTGCTGAGACCGCCATCCGGGAAGCCGTGCTCAACCTGACCGCCAATGTGCCGCCTAAGGAGCGCCACGAGCGGTTCCTGCACTTTTTCGCCCAGGTGACCGGCAACCGGGCCTGCGCCCTGCTGCGGCAGCAGGACGGCGCCCTGGTGCCGGTGGCGACGCGGGGATTGTCGCCGGAGGTCCTGGGGCGGAAGTTCGAGCCGGGCGACCATCCCCGGCTTGCCGCCATCGTTGAGTCCCGGGCCCCGGTACGGTTCCCCGACCACGACCCCCGCCCCGACCCCTACGACGGTCTGTTGCTCGACGGGCGGCGGGGGCCTTTGTCCGTGCACGCCTGCCTAGGGTGCGGCCTGTACCACGGAAACCGGCTGGTCGGCGTGCTGTCCGCCGATGCCTCGGAACCGGGCGCCTTCGACGGCATCGACGACCGGTTGGTGGAGAGTTTCGCCGCCCTGGCGACCATGGCCTTGAGCTATGAGAGCTGCGTCGGCGCCCTGGAAACCCTGGCCCGGCACCGTGGCCTGGTGACCGCGGAGTTGGTGAACGAGGCGCTCCGGCGCACCCAACCGATCCTCGGCGACAGCCCGGCGATGCGGAAGCTGAGCCGGGAGATCGATATCGTCGCCAAATCCGACCTGACCGTGCTGCTCATGGGGGAAACCGGGGTCGGCAAGGAAGTGCTAGCGCGGGTGATCCATGCCCGCTCGTTGCGCGCCGAGCAGCCCCTGGTCTACGTGAACTGCGCGGCGCTCCCGGAGGCGCTGGCGGAGAGCGAGCTGTTCGGCCACGTGCGCGGCGCCTTCAGCGGCGCCCACTCCGACCGGGCCGGCAAGTTCGAGTTGGCCCATGGCGGCACCCTGTTCCTGGACGAGGTCGGCGAGCTACCCCTGCCGGTCCAGGCCAAGTTGCTCCGCGTGGTGCAGTTCGGGGATATCCAGCGGCTTGGCTCCGACAAGCACCATCGGGTGGATGTCCGGATCGTCGCGGCGACCAATCGGCCTTTGGCCCAAGAGGTGAAGGCGGGCAGGTTCCGGGACGACCTTTACCATCGCCTCAGCATGTACCCCTTGGAGGTGCCGCCACTCCGCCAGCGGGTGGAGGACATCCCGATCCTGGCCGGCACGTTCCTGGATCAGGCCAGTGCCCGCCTCGGCCTCCGGCGGATCTCCCTGGCGCCGGAAACCCTCGAGGTGCTCAGGGCCTATCCCTGGCCCGGCAACGTTCGGGAGCTCGAACACGTCATGCTGCGCGCCGCCCTGCGGGCTTCGTCCAGCCGCGGCGACGAGGTGGTGCTGGAGCCGGGGGATCTGGACATCAGCGGTGGGTTGAAAGCCGCGGACGCGGACGGGGAGCCGTTCGCCGCCCGGGGCCTGCCCCTGGGCAAGGCGGTGGACGAGTACCAGCGCCGCGTGATCCGTTCCACCGTGGCCGAGTGCCACGGCAACTGGGCGGCGGCGGCCCGCCGCCTGGGCTTGGACCGCGGCAACCTGCACCGCCTGGCCAAGCGCTTGGGCTTGAAGTAG
- a CDS encoding undecaprenyl-diphosphate phosphatase: protein MDLLPLLHALILGIVEGLTEFLPISSTGHLILAGDLLKFNDERGKLFEIVIQSGAILAVCWEYRSKLWRVAADLPREAAARRFLLNLVVAFLPLALLGLAFGKALKAHLFQPVPVALAFIVGALVILWAERRTHRIRVESVDDMTFSDALKLGIAQAFALIPGTSRSGATIIGGLLVGLSRKAATEFSFFLAIPTLLMATLYQLYKERALLNADDLGMWVVGFGSAFVSAFLCVRWLLRYISHHDFTIFAWYRIAFGLVVIATWQFGLVDWTNR, encoded by the coding sequence ATGGATCTCCTACCGCTTTTGCATGCCCTGATTCTCGGTATCGTCGAGGGCCTCACCGAGTTCCTCCCGATCTCCAGTACCGGCCACCTGATCCTTGCCGGCGACCTGCTCAAGTTCAACGACGAGCGGGGGAAGCTGTTTGAGATCGTGATCCAGTCCGGCGCCATTCTGGCGGTGTGCTGGGAATACCGCAGCAAACTGTGGCGCGTCGCCGCCGACCTGCCCCGCGAAGCCGCCGCCCGGCGCTTCCTGCTCAACCTGGTGGTGGCGTTTCTCCCCCTAGCGCTCCTCGGCCTGGCCTTCGGTAAGGCGCTCAAGGCCCATCTGTTCCAACCCGTCCCGGTGGCCCTGGCCTTCATCGTCGGCGCCCTGGTGATCCTGTGGGCGGAACGGCGCACCCACCGGATCCGGGTCGAGAGCGTCGATGACATGACCTTCAGCGACGCCTTGAAACTGGGCATCGCCCAGGCGTTCGCCCTGATTCCCGGCACCTCGCGCTCCGGCGCCACCATCATCGGTGGGCTGTTGGTGGGCCTGTCGCGCAAAGCGGCCACGGAGTTTTCGTTCTTCCTGGCCATTCCGACCCTGCTGATGGCGACCTTGTATCAACTGTACAAGGAACGCGCCCTGCTCAACGCCGACGACCTCGGAATGTGGGTGGTGGGCTTCGGCTCGGCCTTCGTATCCGCCTTCCTGTGCGTGCGCTGGCTGCTGCGCTACATCTCCCACCACGATTTCACCATCTTCGCCTGGTATCGGATCGCCTTCGGCCTTGTGGTCATCGCCACCTGGCAGTTCGGCCTGGTGGATTGGACCAACCGCTGA
- a CDS encoding elongation factor-1 alpha: protein MAQITTLARLPLAFKVLFTGFLLVIGVGLLMAGAQIMLTHGMADGKPGLSIDDIVYSYYGNRSGSKLEAMLNGQMKPMAPDPVRFELIQWARDGAPITAWSSRIEPIMKQYCVSCHAPDSALPDFNKFENVQKVAAVDEGASVGSLTRFSHIHLFGIAFIFFFVGWIFSFAQYPTRWKLILIATPFAFLLLDVLSWWLTKYFPIFAWLTMIGGIGYSLASTVMILTSLAQMWLPREKWLAHWTYGEGAEEGSPAG, encoded by the coding sequence ATGGCCCAGATCACGACGCTCGCCCGCCTTCCCTTAGCGTTCAAGGTACTGTTCACTGGATTTTTGCTGGTCATCGGCGTCGGGCTGCTCATGGCCGGCGCGCAGATCATGCTGACCCACGGCATGGCCGACGGCAAACCCGGCCTTTCCATCGACGACATCGTGTACAGCTATTACGGCAACCGCTCCGGATCCAAGCTGGAAGCCATGCTCAACGGCCAGATGAAACCCATGGCGCCGGACCCGGTCCGCTTCGAGTTGATCCAGTGGGCCCGGGACGGGGCGCCGATCACCGCCTGGTCCAGCCGGATCGAGCCAATCATGAAGCAGTACTGCGTGTCCTGCCACGCGCCCGACTCGGCCTTGCCCGATTTCAACAAGTTCGAGAACGTGCAGAAGGTCGCCGCGGTGGATGAAGGCGCCAGCGTTGGCTCGCTGACCCGCTTTTCGCACATCCATCTGTTCGGCATCGCCTTCATCTTCTTCTTCGTGGGCTGGATTTTCAGCTTTGCCCAGTACCCGACCCGCTGGAAGCTGATCCTGATCGCAACCCCCTTTGCCTTCCTGTTGCTCGACGTCTTGTCCTGGTGGCTCACCAAGTATTTCCCGATCTTCGCCTGGCTGACCATGATCGGCGGAATCGGCTATAGCCTAGCCTCGACGGTAATGATCCTCACCTCCCTGGCGCAGATGTGGCTGCCCCGGGAGAAATGGCTGGCCCATTGGACCTATGGGGAAGGCGCCGAGGAAGGATCGCCGGCCGGCTGA
- a CDS encoding efflux RND transporter periplasmic adaptor subunit translates to MNRAQRRGRRWLIYGFAAALLALLAQGFRPAPQLVDTELVSLGPLAVTVEEEGRTRVIDRYVVSAPLAAQARRITLNVGDRVEAGQTLVVLDALPSPISDLRSVAEARARVAAAEAALATAREEAQAAEAAAHIAEDAYQRLRQLRDRNLAALATVDQAEAEARRTAALHRSAQFRVHTARSELEAARAALAYAGRTDPKATGTITLRAPVAGEVLVRHFESERVVQAGEPILEIGDLSALEVEVDVLSSDAVRLAPGMRVLFERWGSAEPLEGRVKRVEPRAFTKVSALGVEEQRVFVIADLVSPRERWARLGDGYRVEARFILWEAAEALRVPTASLFRHGQGWAAFVVQDGRARLRPVAIGRRAALHSEVLAGLTAGERVVVHPGRELADGSRVRLREPP, encoded by the coding sequence GTGAACCGAGCCCAGCGCCGTGGGCGCCGTTGGCTGATCTACGGGTTTGCCGCCGCCTTGCTCGCGCTGCTGGCGCAGGGCTTCCGGCCGGCGCCCCAGCTGGTGGACACGGAGCTGGTGAGCCTAGGCCCGCTGGCGGTCACCGTGGAGGAAGAGGGTCGAACCCGGGTCATCGACCGCTACGTGGTATCCGCGCCCCTGGCCGCCCAGGCCCGGCGCATCACCCTGAACGTGGGCGATCGGGTCGAGGCCGGACAGACCCTGGTGGTCCTGGATGCCCTCCCCTCGCCCATCTCCGACCTGCGCAGCGTGGCCGAGGCGCGGGCCCGGGTCGCCGCCGCCGAGGCCGCCCTCGCCACCGCCCGGGAGGAAGCCCAGGCTGCCGAGGCCGCCGCCCACATCGCCGAGGACGCTTACCAGCGCTTGCGCCAGCTGCGTGACCGCAACCTGGCCGCCCTGGCCACGGTGGATCAGGCCGAAGCCGAAGCCCGGCGCACCGCGGCCCTGCACCGCTCCGCCCAGTTCCGGGTCCACACCGCCCGCTCCGAGCTGGAAGCGGCCCGCGCCGCCCTCGCCTATGCCGGTCGGACTGACCCCAAGGCTACCGGTACCATCACGCTACGGGCGCCGGTGGCCGGCGAGGTCCTGGTGCGCCATTTCGAAAGCGAGCGGGTGGTGCAAGCGGGCGAACCGATCCTGGAAATCGGCGATCTCAGCGCCCTGGAGGTGGAAGTGGATGTGCTGTCCAGCGACGCGGTGCGCCTGGCGCCGGGCATGCGGGTGCTGTTCGAGCGCTGGGGCTCGGCGGAGCCTTTGGAAGGGCGGGTGAAGCGGGTCGAACCCCGGGCCTTCACCAAGGTCTCGGCCCTGGGCGTGGAGGAACAGCGGGTCTTCGTGATCGCCGACCTGGTCTCGCCCCGGGAGCGCTGGGCCCGGCTGGGGGACGGCTACCGGGTGGAAGCCCGCTTCATCCTGTGGGAAGCCGCCGAGGCGCTGCGGGTGCCCACGGCCAGCCTGTTCCGCCACGGCCAGGGCTGGGCGGCCTTCGTGGTCCAGGACGGACGGGCCCGTTTGCGGCCGGTTGCGATCGGCCGGCGCGCCGCGTTGCACAGCGAAGTGCTGGCCGGGCTCACCGCCGGCGAGCGGGTGGTGGTACACCCCGGGCGTGAGCTTGCCGACGGCAGCCGGGTCCGGCTGCGGGAACCGCCCTGA
- a CDS encoding ABC transporter permease has product MRPLHLKLLRELWQTRGQVLAIAAVIAGGVATLIMALTSFDALTLTRDAYYREAHFAEVFASLKRAPEALRQAIESIPGVQQVETRVVGSANLAVPGFADPATAILVSLPDGRNAELNRLYLRAGRLPAAGRAGEAVLGEAFAEAHHLHPGDHLTAIIHGRRQDLEIVGIALSPEYIYQIRPGDLFPDFERYGVLWMNRSQLAQAFDLGGAFNDVVLTLTRDARPAEVIDRLDALLARYGGSRAITREDQISHRYLQVELTQLGTMARVFPTIFLGVAAFLLNVVVTRLVGMQRDQIAILKAFGYRDWQVGVHYGQWVSLIVALGLVLGLLAGLWLGDLMTAIYRDFFRFPYLTYRLQPRTFAIGVLVTAAAGLIGTFTALRRAVRLPPAEAMRPEPPPVFRPTVLERLGLERLFTQPTRIILRNLERQPVKALLSVVGIAMAVGILMVGRFQEGAVDFLIKVGFELAQRDDLTVTFVEPTSYRAVHAIAALPGVDRVEPFRSAPVVLRRGTASYRTALQGLAADGTLRRVLDDRLRRVELPAEGLLLNDFLATTLRARPGDRISVEFLEGRRQRREVPVAGIVREFTGATAYLRLDTLNRLLLEGEAITGVLLAVEPGYRQSLIAAFKDVPRVVGVTDRLKAIQSFYDSLANIVLTQAFIATLLAGSIAFGVVYNSARVAFAERSRELASLRILGFTRAEIAYILLGELALITLAALPLGFLVGLGLTRYLVQSVQSDLYRIPLVVEPKVFAFAASVVLVSALLSGAIVARQLYRLDLIAVLKTRE; this is encoded by the coding sequence GTGAGGCCACTGCACCTGAAGCTGTTGCGCGAGCTATGGCAAACCCGCGGCCAGGTCCTGGCCATCGCGGCGGTGATCGCGGGCGGGGTGGCGACCCTGATCATGGCGCTGACGTCCTTCGATGCGCTCACCCTGACCCGGGACGCCTACTACCGCGAGGCCCACTTCGCCGAGGTGTTCGCCTCCCTCAAGCGCGCCCCGGAGGCGTTGCGCCAAGCCATCGAGTCCATCCCCGGGGTGCAACAGGTGGAAACGCGGGTGGTGGGGAGCGCCAATCTCGCTGTCCCGGGCTTCGCCGATCCGGCCACCGCGATCCTAGTCTCGCTGCCCGACGGCAGAAATGCCGAGCTCAACCGCCTGTATCTGCGCGCCGGGCGCCTGCCAGCCGCCGGACGGGCGGGGGAGGCGGTGCTCGGCGAAGCCTTCGCCGAAGCCCACCACCTGCATCCGGGCGACCACCTCACCGCCATCATCCACGGCCGCCGGCAAGACCTGGAGATCGTCGGCATCGCCCTATCGCCGGAGTACATCTATCAGATCCGCCCCGGTGACCTGTTCCCCGATTTCGAGCGCTACGGCGTGTTGTGGATGAACCGCTCCCAGCTGGCCCAGGCCTTCGACCTGGGGGGCGCCTTCAACGACGTGGTGCTGACCTTGACCCGGGACGCCCGCCCGGCCGAGGTGATCGACCGCCTGGACGCCCTCCTGGCCCGCTACGGGGGATCCCGGGCCATCACCCGGGAGGACCAGATTTCCCACCGCTACCTCCAGGTGGAACTCACCCAGCTCGGCACCATGGCCCGGGTGTTTCCCACCATCTTTCTGGGTGTGGCGGCCTTCCTGCTCAACGTGGTGGTCACCCGGCTGGTGGGTATGCAGCGCGACCAGATCGCCATCCTCAAGGCCTTTGGCTACCGCGATTGGCAGGTGGGCGTGCATTACGGGCAATGGGTGTCGCTGATCGTCGCCCTGGGGCTGGTCCTCGGCCTTCTGGCGGGGCTCTGGCTGGGGGACCTGATGACGGCCATCTACCGCGACTTTTTCCGCTTTCCGTATCTGACCTACCGGCTGCAGCCGCGCACCTTCGCCATCGGGGTGCTGGTCACCGCGGCAGCCGGCCTGATCGGCACCTTCACGGCGCTGCGCCGCGCGGTGCGCTTGCCGCCGGCCGAAGCCATGCGCCCGGAACCGCCGCCGGTATTCCGTCCCACCGTGCTGGAGCGGCTGGGGCTCGAGCGCCTGTTCACCCAACCGACCCGCATCATTCTCCGCAACCTCGAGCGCCAGCCGGTGAAGGCCCTGCTCTCCGTGGTCGGCATCGCCATGGCGGTGGGCATCCTGATGGTGGGTCGGTTCCAGGAGGGGGCCGTGGACTTCCTGATCAAGGTGGGGTTCGAGCTGGCCCAGCGCGACGACCTCACCGTCACCTTCGTGGAACCGACCTCGTACCGGGCGGTCCACGCCATCGCTGCCCTGCCGGGGGTAGACCGCGTCGAGCCTTTCCGCAGTGCGCCGGTGGTGCTGCGCCGGGGCACGGCCAGTTACCGTACCGCACTCCAGGGCTTGGCGGCCGACGGCACCCTGCGCCGGGTGTTGGATGACCGGCTTAGGCGGGTCGAGCTGCCCGCCGAGGGGTTACTGCTGAACGATTTCCTGGCCACCACGCTGAGGGCCCGGCCGGGCGACCGGATCAGCGTGGAATTCCTGGAAGGCCGCCGGCAACGGCGCGAGGTCCCGGTGGCCGGGATCGTGCGGGAATTCACCGGCGCCACCGCCTATCTGCGCCTGGACACCCTAAACCGCCTGCTGTTGGAAGGTGAAGCCATCACCGGGGTGTTGCTGGCGGTTGAGCCCGGCTACCGGCAATCCCTGATCGCCGCCTTCAAGGACGTGCCGCGGGTGGTGGGGGTAACCGACCGTTTGAAGGCGATCCAGAGCTTTTACGATTCCCTCGCCAACATTGTCCTGACCCAGGCCTTCATCGCTACCCTGCTGGCCGGCAGCATCGCCTTCGGGGTGGTCTACAACAGCGCCCGGGTGGCCTTCGCGGAGCGTTCCCGGGAACTGGCCAGCCTCAGAATCCTGGGCTTCACCCGCGCCGAGATCGCCTACATTCTGCTCGGCGAGCTGGCCCTCATCACCCTGGCGGCGCTGCCCCTGGGCTTCCTGGTAGGGTTGGGACTCACCCGGTACCTGGTCCAAAGCGTGCAATCGGACTTGTACCGGATCCCGCTGGTAGTGGAACCCAAGGTGTTCGCCTTCGCCGCCTCGGTGGTCCTGGTGTCGGCCCTGCTGTCGGGAGCGATCGTGGCGCGGCAGCTGTATCGACTGGACCTGATCGCGGTGCTCAAGACTCGGGAGTGA
- a CDS encoding ABC transporter ATP-binding protein has translation MGGVGPEIVFHAEGLTKVYRMGEVEVKALRGVDLDLYRGELAVLLGPSGSGKSTLLNILGGLDTPSAGRVLYAGRNLVEAGDRELTEFRRRFVGFVFQFYNLIPSLTARENVAIVTEIAQDPMAPEEALGLVGLSDRLDHFPAQLSGGEQQRVAIARAVAKRPAVLLCDEPTGALDSQTGVVVLEVLERINRELGTTTVVITHNAPIAAMADRVIHLSDGRIQSIEVNDHKRAPRELSW, from the coding sequence ATGGGCGGCGTCGGCCCGGAGATCGTGTTCCATGCCGAAGGGCTTACCAAGGTCTACCGAATGGGCGAGGTGGAAGTTAAGGCCCTGCGGGGGGTGGATCTGGATCTCTACCGCGGCGAATTGGCGGTGCTGCTCGGTCCCTCGGGCAGCGGCAAGTCCACCTTGCTCAACATCCTGGGCGGGCTGGATACGCCGAGCGCGGGGCGAGTCCTCTACGCCGGTCGGAATCTGGTGGAAGCGGGCGATCGGGAGCTCACCGAATTCCGCCGCCGCTTCGTGGGCTTCGTATTCCAGTTCTACAACCTCATCCCCAGCCTCACGGCGCGGGAAAACGTGGCGATCGTGACCGAAATCGCCCAGGACCCCATGGCCCCGGAGGAGGCTTTGGGCCTGGTCGGGCTCAGTGACCGGTTGGACCACTTCCCAGCCCAGCTCTCCGGCGGCGAGCAGCAGCGGGTGGCCATCGCCCGGGCGGTGGCCAAGCGCCCGGCGGTGCTGCTCTGCGACGAACCCACCGGGGCCCTGGATTCCCAAACCGGGGTGGTGGTGTTGGAAGTGCTGGAGCGCATCAACCGCGAGCTCGGCACCACCACCGTGGTCATCACCCACAACGCCCCGATCGCGGCCATGGCGGACCGGGTGATCCACCTCAGCGACGGGCGCATCCAATCCATCGAGGTCAATGACCACAAGCGCGCTCCCCGGGAGCTCAGCTGGTGA
- a CDS encoding YhjD/YihY/BrkB family envelope integrity protein: MTPLSPAPNPAGPPLKPPRWRALWQAGRRLVEALLRDVTVGGLDLRATSLVYTTLLSLAPLLAVSFSVLKAFGAHNQMRPFLLELFSPLGAPAAEITDRIIGFVNNLEVGVLGFTGFALLFWTVLSLLNKIEHALNAIWRVDRERSFRRRFSDYLSVLLVGPVLLFSALGIMATLASHAIVQTIIALEPFGTLYYLLMQILPTLFIIGAFSFLYLFIPNTRVSFKAALIGGIVAGLTWRVVGRLFGTFVAGSAQYAAIYSSFAILIVFMIWLYLDWLILLVGADVAFYVQHPRYLRLSWQDPNRLGPGVFRRLGLLLMYLMAQRFQRGEPPWTKAELAARLDLPDQVVERALAALQRGGLILPVDGEETAFMPARELCATSVREVLEALQAEPGDSSAGTALAEPAVDRILAQLRQAVDQAVEGLTVKDLAADRETPREP, from the coding sequence ATGACGCCCCTATCCCCCGCACCGAACCCCGCCGGACCACCGCTTAAGCCGCCCCGGTGGCGGGCGCTCTGGCAAGCCGGGCGCCGGCTGGTGGAAGCGCTGCTCCGGGACGTGACCGTGGGCGGCCTGGATCTTCGCGCCACCAGCCTGGTCTACACTACGCTTCTGTCCCTGGCGCCGCTTTTGGCGGTGAGCTTTTCCGTGCTGAAGGCGTTCGGGGCGCACAATCAAATGCGGCCGTTCCTGCTGGAACTGTTTTCGCCCCTGGGTGCGCCGGCCGCCGAAATCACCGACCGGATCATCGGCTTCGTGAACAATCTGGAAGTGGGGGTGCTCGGCTTCACCGGCTTCGCCCTGCTGTTCTGGACCGTGCTGTCCCTGCTCAACAAGATCGAGCACGCCTTAAACGCCATTTGGCGGGTCGACCGGGAACGCAGCTTCCGGCGCCGCTTCAGCGATTACCTGAGCGTGCTGCTGGTGGGACCGGTGCTGCTGTTCTCGGCCCTGGGGATCATGGCGACCCTGGCCAGCCATGCCATCGTGCAGACCATCATCGCCCTGGAGCCGTTCGGCACTCTGTACTATCTGCTGATGCAGATCCTGCCCACGTTGTTCATAATTGGGGCGTTTTCCTTTCTGTACCTGTTCATCCCCAATACCCGGGTGAGCTTCAAGGCGGCCCTGATCGGCGGGATCGTCGCCGGGTTGACTTGGCGTGTGGTGGGACGGCTGTTCGGCACCTTCGTGGCGGGTTCGGCTCAGTACGCGGCGATCTATTCCAGCTTCGCCATTTTGATCGTGTTCATGATCTGGCTATACCTGGACTGGCTGATTTTGCTCGTGGGCGCCGACGTCGCCTTTTACGTCCAGCATCCCCGTTACCTGCGGCTAAGCTGGCAGGACCCCAACCGGCTCGGCCCTGGTGTGTTCCGGCGCCTCGGCTTGCTGCTCATGTACCTAATGGCGCAGCGCTTCCAGCGGGGAGAACCACCCTGGACCAAGGCCGAGCTAGCGGCCCGCCTCGACCTGCCCGACCAGGTGGTCGAGCGGGCATTGGCGGCGCTCCAGCGGGGCGGTTTGATCCTGCCCGTGGACGGTGAGGAAACCGCCTTTATGCCAGCCCGGGAATTGTGCGCCACATCGGTCCGGGAGGTGCTAGAGGCGCTGCAAGCGGAACCGGGGGACAGTTCCGCCGGCACGGCCCTCGCCGAGCCGGCCGTGGATCGGATCCTGGCGCAGCTGCGCCAGGCGGTGGACCAGGCGGTCGAAGGGCTGACCGTGAAAGACCTGGCCGCCGACCGCGAGACTCCCCGAGAGCCCTAG
- a CDS encoding ABC transporter permease has protein sequence MPILFATDILFFLLLLALAGLVVQVARSEPLRRPWRKVAGSRSAMVSLTVLLVYLVIAVLDSIRFHPAQGAAARYQNEPLTLLDLWLEPLRTRTEETYSAPLAAYAYAKEMIRQPDGSERWAYPRLKYGGAHLADPDRDRLGDILHRGARGLGEGLAVWLLPGAGLIWLRRRGGAGAPPWGAIAGTLLVICLTGGVLAELGRQYHVLGTDKVGEDVLYQSLKSVRTGLLIGTLTTFATLPLALLLGILAGYFRGWVDDLIQYLYTTLNSVPGVLLIAAAMLVMQSYMARHEAEFASLAVRADFRLLALCLILGLTSWTGLCRLLRAETLKLREMEYVQAARALGVHQGKILLRHILPNLFHLVLISVTLDFSSLVLAEAVLSYINIGVDPTMNSWGNMINGARLEMAREPMVWWSLAAAFLFMFSLVLPANLFADAVRDAFDPRRGE, from the coding sequence ATGCCGATCCTGTTCGCCACCGACATCCTGTTCTTCCTGCTCCTCCTGGCCCTGGCCGGACTGGTCGTCCAGGTGGCCCGCAGCGAGCCGCTGCGGCGGCCCTGGCGCAAGGTGGCAGGAAGCCGCAGCGCCATGGTGTCGTTGACGGTGCTGCTGGTCTATCTGGTCATCGCGGTATTGGACTCAATCCGCTTCCACCCTGCCCAGGGGGCTGCCGCGCGCTACCAAAACGAGCCTCTCACCCTGTTGGACCTGTGGCTTGAACCACTCCGAACCCGGACCGAGGAAACCTACTCGGCCCCCCTGGCGGCCTACGCCTACGCCAAGGAAATGATCCGCCAGCCAGACGGCAGCGAACGCTGGGCCTATCCCCGGCTGAAATACGGCGGCGCCCATTTAGCCGACCCGGACCGGGACCGGCTCGGCGACATCCTGCACCGGGGGGCGCGGGGACTGGGCGAGGGGCTGGCGGTCTGGCTGCTGCCGGGGGCGGGCCTGATCTGGTTGCGCCGGCGGGGTGGCGCGGGCGCGCCCCCTTGGGGGGCCATCGCCGGCACCCTGCTGGTCATCTGCCTGACGGGCGGGGTGCTGGCCGAGCTGGGACGGCAATACCACGTGCTGGGTACCGACAAGGTGGGCGAGGACGTGCTGTATCAGAGCCTCAAGAGCGTCCGCACCGGGCTCCTCATCGGCACCCTGACCACCTTCGCGACCCTACCCCTGGCCCTGCTGTTGGGCATTCTGGCCGGCTATTTCCGCGGCTGGGTGGACGATCTAATCCAGTACCTCTACACCACCTTGAACTCCGTGCCGGGGGTGCTGCTGATCGCCGCCGCCATGCTGGTGATGCAGAGCTACATGGCGCGCCACGAGGCGGAATTCGCCAGCCTGGCGGTACGGGCCGACTTCCGGCTGCTGGCCCTGTGCCTGATCCTCGGCCTCACCTCCTGGACCGGGCTGTGCCGGCTGTTGCGCGCCGAAACCCTGAAACTGCGCGAGATGGAGTACGTGCAGGCGGCGCGCGCCCTGGGCGTGCATCAGGGCAAGATCCTGTTGCGCCACATCCTGCCTAATCTGTTCCATCTGGTGCTGATCTCGGTGACCCTGGACTTCAGCTCCCTGGTGCTGGCCGAGGCAGTGCTGTCCTATATCAATATCGGGGTGGATCCGACCATGAACTCCTGGGGCAACATGATCAACGGGGCTCGCCTGGAAATGGCCCGCGAGCCCATGGTGTGGTGGTCCCTGGCCGCGGCCTTCCTGTTCATGTTCAGCCTGGTCTTGCCGGCCAATCTGTTCGCCGACGCGGTGCGGGATGCCTTCGATCCGCGCCGGGGCGAGTGA